In a genomic window of Pedobacter sp. KBS0701:
- a CDS encoding aminopeptidase C gives MINYTKISVIGLALSLSISATYAQDNLVNSLKNNQSENSATSFKFTEVINLANTPVQNQGSSGTCWSYSTNSFLESEMIKAGKKPVTLSQLFSARNAYVEKGKNYVRMHGAVSLGDGGALHDVINMYRKYGAVPQEVYTGLNYGTKINKTAELGDIEKGVLEAVVKNANGELTPNWLKAYTAVIDAYLGAVPESFTYNGKKYTPKTFAQEVVGLNADNYVELSSFNDHPFYSKFTLLVPDNWSFDQVYNVKVNELTDIIDNALKGGYTVAWATDVSEKNFSWKNGVAFVPQTPFADMTAKQKADMFNGPQPEMEITQENRQLAFDNYQTTDDHGMHIVGLAKDQTGKEYYIVKNSWGASNDYKGYLYVTKNYVKYKTTAILLNKAGIPSEIAKKLAL, from the coding sequence ATGATCAACTACACAAAAATCAGTGTGATTGGTTTGGCCTTGTCGTTATCTATATCAGCGACTTATGCTCAGGACAATCTCGTTAATTCTTTAAAAAACAACCAAAGCGAAAACAGTGCTACTTCATTTAAATTTACAGAAGTGATTAATCTGGCCAATACCCCGGTTCAGAATCAAGGATCTTCAGGAACTTGCTGGAGCTATTCTACCAACTCATTTTTAGAATCAGAAATGATTAAAGCGGGTAAAAAGCCCGTAACCTTATCTCAGCTTTTTTCGGCCCGTAACGCTTATGTAGAAAAGGGTAAAAATTACGTGCGTATGCATGGTGCGGTTTCATTAGGCGATGGCGGTGCTTTGCACGATGTAATCAACATGTACAGAAAATACGGTGCAGTTCCGCAAGAGGTATATACCGGATTAAATTATGGCACCAAAATCAATAAAACAGCAGAACTTGGTGATATTGAAAAAGGTGTTTTAGAAGCTGTTGTAAAGAATGCGAATGGTGAGTTAACTCCAAACTGGTTAAAGGCCTACACAGCCGTAATTGATGCTTATTTAGGTGCTGTACCAGAAAGCTTCACCTATAATGGCAAAAAATACACGCCAAAAACTTTCGCTCAGGAAGTGGTGGGTTTAAATGCCGATAACTATGTAGAACTTTCATCATTCAACGATCATCCTTTCTATAGCAAATTTACTTTATTAGTGCCTGATAACTGGTCTTTCGATCAGGTTTATAACGTTAAAGTGAACGAGTTAACAGACATTATCGATAACGCCTTAAAAGGTGGTTATACAGTAGCATGGGCTACAGATGTTAGCGAAAAAAACTTCAGCTGGAAAAACGGTGTTGCTTTTGTTCCACAAACACCTTTCGCTGATATGACAGCGAAACAAAAAGCAGATATGTTTAACGGCCCGCAGCCAGAGATGGAAATTACGCAGGAAAACCGTCAGCTTGCTTTCGACAACTATCAAACCACTGATGATCATGGTATGCATATTGTTGGTTTAGCCAAAGATCAGACAGGTAAAGAATATTATATCGTTAAAAACTCCTGGGGAGCAAGCAACGATTACAAAGGATATTTATACGTAACTAAAAACTACGTAAAATATAAAACAACAGCAATTTTATTAAACAAAGCAGGTATTCCATCTGAAATTGCCAAGAAATTAGCGTTGTAA
- a CDS encoding L-serine ammonia-lyase — protein MIKEQISIFDIFKIGIGPSSSHTLGPWRAAQQFTASLAQNGLIGDVEGIKILLYGSLAKTGKGHGTDVAILLGLTGADPVTFDVDAVTPTFERIQRDKKLNLAGNLIIDFDYNEDLLFLFAESLSFHPNAVTFQAFLKDGKAFSETYYSIGGGFVVKEGEDNSNKAQVDLPFPVEKAKDLLHWCLSTGLKVSEIVMENELAWRTEAETKKGILQHFAVMRDCIYRGCHTTGFLPGGLNVARRAFPLNKRLINKSEYANYDDWVEAIRKGGNGFNYILDWVSCFALAVNEENASFGRVVTAPTNGAAGVIPAVLQYFITFCDGYSEEKIIQFIACASEIGSIFKKGATISAAMGGCQAEIGVSSAMAAAALTECLGGSQRQVLMAAEIAMEHHLGLTCDPIGGLVQIPCIERNTMGAIKAITASQLALQSNPDKAKVSLDAVVNTMWETALDMNAKYKETSDGGLATNIPISLPEC, from the coding sequence ATGATCAAGGAACAAATTTCGATTTTCGATATTTTTAAAATAGGCATCGGCCCATCCAGTTCACATACATTAGGTCCCTGGCGGGCAGCACAACAGTTTACCGCTTCTCTTGCTCAAAACGGCTTAATTGGCGATGTTGAGGGTATAAAAATATTGCTGTATGGCTCTCTCGCCAAAACAGGTAAAGGCCACGGAACGGATGTTGCTATTTTACTCGGTTTAACAGGAGCTGATCCCGTAACTTTTGATGTAGATGCGGTCACACCTACTTTCGAAAGGATCCAACGCGATAAAAAACTGAACCTTGCTGGTAATTTAATTATCGATTTTGATTATAATGAAGATTTACTCTTTCTTTTTGCCGAAAGTTTATCATTTCATCCAAATGCTGTTACTTTTCAGGCATTTTTAAAAGATGGAAAAGCTTTTTCAGAAACCTATTATTCTATCGGTGGCGGTTTTGTGGTAAAAGAGGGCGAAGACAATAGCAACAAAGCTCAGGTAGACCTTCCCTTTCCTGTAGAAAAAGCCAAAGATCTTTTACACTGGTGTTTATCTACCGGTTTAAAAGTGAGCGAAATCGTGATGGAGAATGAATTGGCATGGCGTACTGAAGCAGAGACAAAAAAAGGCATTTTACAGCATTTTGCCGTAATGCGCGATTGTATTTACCGTGGTTGTCATACCACAGGCTTTTTACCCGGCGGGTTAAATGTAGCGAGAAGGGCTTTTCCTTTGAATAAGCGTTTGATCAACAAAAGCGAATACGCCAATTATGACGACTGGGTTGAAGCAATCAGAAAAGGCGGAAACGGTTTTAATTATATTTTAGACTGGGTAAGCTGTTTTGCGTTAGCCGTTAACGAAGAAAATGCATCATTTGGTCGCGTGGTAACCGCCCCCACCAATGGTGCCGCAGGTGTAATTCCAGCTGTATTGCAATATTTTATTACCTTTTGCGATGGCTATAGCGAAGAAAAAATCATCCAGTTTATTGCCTGTGCTTCAGAAATAGGCAGCATTTTCAAAAAAGGAGCAACAATATCAGCCGCTATGGGTGGCTGTCAGGCCGAAATTGGCGTTTCATCGGCCATGGCGGCAGCAGCGCTAACAGAGTGTTTAGGCGGTTCGCAAAGGCAAGTTTTAATGGCAGCAGAAATTGCCATGGAACATCACCTGGGCTTAACCTGCGATCCGATTGGCGGCCTGGTACAGATCCCTTGTATCGAAAGAAACACCATGGGTGCCATTAAGGCCATTACAGCTAGTCAGCTGGCGTTACAAAGCAATCCTGACAAGGCAAAAGTAAGTTTAGATGCCGTGGTAAATACCATGTGGGAAACTGCCCTCGATATGAATGCCAAATACAAAGAAACATCTGATGGAGGATTGGCAACCAATATTCCAATCAGTTTGCCGGAATGTTAA
- a CDS encoding IS630 family transposase — MVFQDEASLSNTATVSYMWAEKGKQPRINQKQRKRERKTLFGCIEPETGIVVTSKADRGNTISFFSFLLLVVKTYHERKVVMVLDNVPYHHAKRLKPILERYKHRIELVYLPPYSPDLNPIERV, encoded by the coding sequence ATTGTTTTTCAGGATGAGGCGAGTTTGTCAAATACCGCTACCGTATCTTACATGTGGGCAGAAAAAGGCAAACAGCCAAGGATCAATCAAAAGCAGCGGAAAAGAGAGAGAAAGACCTTGTTTGGTTGTATAGAGCCGGAAACGGGAATTGTGGTGACAAGCAAAGCTGACAGAGGCAACACAATCAGTTTTTTCAGTTTCCTGTTGCTGGTCGTAAAAACATATCATGAGCGGAAAGTTGTTATGGTCTTGGATAATGTACCTTATCATCATGCCAAAAGACTCAAACCTATACTGGAGCGCTATAAACACCGAATAGAACTCGTTTATCTTCCACCATATTCTCCCGATTTAAATCCGATTGAAAGAGTTTGA
- a CDS encoding helix-turn-helix domain-containing protein, with protein MSKNALTIKNYTSEELRSLLRKDEKFQQAVRLYACYQISLGKRPQELESIYETSFKSICNWVNRLNEGGVEALIDKVKPGRNNRLGTDELQSIKSVLLNKHPDDYGYNSATWTGPLLIEFIKKEYHVEYKKAHIYNILRKLGLTFQKGKGIYPEAEDRAEKVEALKKTPGVKGS; from the coding sequence ATGAGCAAGAACGCATTGACAATAAAGAACTACACTTCAGAAGAACTTAGGTCCTTGTTGCGGAAAGACGAAAAGTTCCAGCAAGCTGTAAGGTTATATGCCTGTTACCAAATCTCTCTGGGTAAGCGCCCCCAAGAATTAGAATCAATTTATGAGACCTCATTCAAATCAATCTGCAACTGGGTAAACCGGTTGAATGAGGGCGGTGTTGAAGCCTTAATCGATAAAGTTAAACCTGGAAGAAACAACCGCCTTGGTACCGATGAATTGCAGTCTATAAAATCTGTATTATTGAATAAGCATCCTGATGATTACGGTTATAATAGTGCCACCTGGACCGGGCCTTTACTGATCGAGTTCATTAAGAAAGAATATCATGTCGAGTATAAAAAAGCGCATATCTATAACATATTAAGAAAGTTGGGTTTAACGTTTCAAAAAGGGAAAGGCATTTACCCCGAAGCAGAAGACAGAGCTGAAAAGGTGGAGGCTTTAAAAAAAACTCCGGGAGTCAAGGGAAGCTGA
- a CDS encoding RDD family protein, with protein MRSCSCEQVTFYLFICKNILDFIYIIDTIVFYIVSFGLGIVIGILKPNLLVGVDDLSLRLVLLLFYGIVMFMTEAMSNGRSIGKLITGTRAVNVDGTDMSFQKAFVRNIVRAIPFNALSALGTPSIPWHDRWSDTMVVDEKKLALQTQKVDLFDSVRNQTQ; from the coding sequence ATGCGTTCTTGCTCATGTGAGCAAGTTACATTTTATTTATTTATTTGTAAAAATATATTAGACTTTATATATATTATCGATACAATCGTATTTTACATCGTTTCATTCGGACTTGGGATAGTGATTGGTATTTTAAAGCCAAACCTTTTAGTGGGGGTAGATGACCTGTCGTTGCGTTTAGTTTTGCTATTATTTTATGGAATAGTGATGTTTATGACAGAGGCAATGTCTAATGGAAGATCGATAGGTAAATTAATTACCGGCACAAGGGCAGTAAATGTTGATGGTACTGATATGTCTTTTCAAAAAGCCTTTGTCCGGAATATTGTAAGGGCAATCCCTTTTAATGCGTTAAGTGCTTTGGGCACTCCAAGTATCCCCTGGCACGATCGCTGGTCGGACACAATGGTGGTTGACGAGAAAAAACTGGCCTTACAAACCCAAAAGGTAGATCTGTTTGATTCGGTTAGAAATCAAACTCAATAA
- a CDS encoding MgtC/SapB family protein, whose product MNEIIDQNHFITQSEINKFLLATLLCGIIGAEREYRSKSAGLKTMMMIGLGATLFTILSINIGSTSQDRIASNIVTGIGFLGAGVIFKEENRVKGLTTACIIWIVAAIGMAVGSGYYEQAIGVTIVVMLALIIFPFLEEIGDRRFTKRIYRIVKKQHTHGDLESYEEVFRESKLKPQRGKHQLVDNIITGNWTATGTPQNHQKFVERMLKDDDIIEFDF is encoded by the coding sequence ATGAACGAAATCATAGACCAAAACCATTTCATTACACAAAGTGAAATCAATAAATTTTTATTGGCTACCCTGCTTTGCGGTATAATCGGTGCCGAACGCGAATACAGAAGTAAATCTGCCGGATTAAAAACCATGATGATGATTGGTTTAGGCGCTACCTTATTTACCATCCTGTCCATCAATATCGGGTCCACCAGTCAGGATCGCATTGCCTCGAACATTGTTACAGGTATTGGTTTTCTTGGCGCTGGTGTAATTTTTAAAGAAGAAAACCGCGTTAAAGGCCTAACTACGGCATGTATCATCTGGATTGTGGCAGCCATTGGTATGGCAGTAGGTTCTGGTTATTACGAACAGGCCATTGGCGTTACCATAGTCGTGATGCTGGCTTTGATTATCTTTCCTTTTTTAGAAGAAATTGGCGACCGCCGTTTTACCAAGCGGATTTATCGCATTGTGAAAAAACAACATACTCATGGCGATTTAGAAAGTTACGAAGAAGTTTTTAGGGAAAGCAAGTTGAAACCGCAACGTGGCAAACATCAGTTGGTAGACAACATCATTACAGGAAACTGGACAGCTACCGGTACGCCACAAAACCACCAGAAGTTTGTAGAACGGATGCTAAAAGATGATGATATTATTGAGTTTGATTTCTAA
- a CDS encoding PorP/SprF family type IX secretion system membrane protein, which yields MMSRRIIIFLFCLLPIFSMAQDYIYSQFYNAPIYLNPALTGQFEGDMRFNALYRNQWTGLASDYSYMTASGDLNLSRINSGIGIIFNRSSEGTAYLVKNNVALSYSYIIGGDDFALSFGLQGGITNQKLNWDKLVFGDQIDISTGYIPGSISGAERPSVDSRYYFDSNAGANLVVGKFMMGLAAHHLNRPDESLSGFQAKLPMRISGNLSYKLTLVPDEYDRDGNYLIPSIVAYKQGNIKSFSVGMQYKYASINAGIWYRNDGNSNGNDAIVFSLIFDIFNRRTNGEKFRLGISHDATTSKINYSNTGGTSEIGVGYEKYFQNSSNGGRANGLRCYDFY from the coding sequence ATGATGAGTAGAAGGATAATAATATTTTTATTTTGTTTACTGCCAATCTTTTCTATGGCGCAGGACTATATTTACTCACAGTTTTACAATGCGCCAATTTACCTAAACCCTGCACTTACTGGCCAGTTTGAAGGAGATATGAGGTTTAACGCACTTTACCGTAATCAATGGACAGGTTTGGCCAGCGACTATTCGTACATGACAGCTTCAGGGGATCTCAATCTCAGTAGAATAAACAGCGGCATTGGGATTATTTTTAACCGTAGTAGCGAGGGTACCGCTTACCTGGTGAAGAACAACGTTGCGCTAAGCTATTCCTATATCATCGGTGGAGACGATTTTGCCTTATCATTTGGTTTGCAGGGAGGCATTACCAACCAAAAACTAAACTGGGATAAACTGGTATTTGGCGATCAGATCGATATCAGTACAGGCTATATTCCAGGCAGTATTTCAGGCGCTGAAAGACCAAGTGTAGATAGTCGATATTACTTCGATTCCAATGCTGGTGCCAACCTGGTGGTGGGAAAGTTCATGATGGGATTAGCAGCCCATCACCTTAACCGTCCTGATGAATCCTTATCGGGTTTTCAGGCCAAGTTACCGATGCGTATTTCAGGCAATTTAAGTTACAAGCTAACCCTGGTGCCCGATGAGTACGATCGCGATGGAAACTACCTGATTCCTTCAATTGTAGCTTACAAACAGGGCAACATAAAATCTTTCAGTGTAGGCATGCAATATAAATATGCAAGCATAAATGCAGGTATTTGGTATCGCAACGATGGCAATTCGAATGGAAATGATGCAATTGTATTTTCTTTAATCTTCGATATTTTTAACCGAAGAACCAATGGTGAAAAGTTCAGGTTAGGGATTAGTCACGATGCTACAACCTCTAAAATTAACTACAGTAACACGGGCGGAACATCTGAAATCGGCGTAGGCTATGAAAAATATTTTCAAAATAGTTCAAATGGTGGCAGGGCAAATGGCCTGAGATGTTATGATTTTTATTAA